From one Nematostella vectensis chromosome 7, jaNemVect1.1, whole genome shotgun sequence genomic stretch:
- the LOC5504190 gene encoding iron-sulfur cluster assembly 2 homolog, mitochondrial: MATRRLLFCRKYLQQITHSLPLRPNPSTLDTFLRSRAQLQHKPGNSVNQIRCLSNAAEYSTTANENSPNASIQDDDGDRRAVLHLSESCVKQLTKITSDEKDAKSFLRVMVEGGGCSGFQYIFKLDTQQEPDDRVFEKNGARVVVDEASLELLDGSTIDYQEELIRSAFAVVNNPKAEMGCSCGVSFSLKI, translated from the exons ATGGCTACCAGAAGATTGCTTTTCTGTCGAAAATACCTCCAACAAATCACACATTCACTCCCTCTTCGACCGAACCCATCTACGCTAGATACCTTCTTGCGATCAAGAGCTCAACTGCAACACAAACCTGGAAATTCTGTAAACCAGATAAGGTGCTTATCAAACGCAGCAGAATATTCTACAACAGCAAATGAAAATTCGCCCAATGCATCAATTCAAGATGACGATGGGGACAGGAGAGCGGTTTTGCATTTGAGTGAAAGCTGCGTGAAG CAACTGACAAAGATTACAAGTGATGAGAAAGATGCCAAGAGCTTCTTGCGGGTGATGGTAGAAGGCGGGGGATGCTCTGGATTCCAGTACATTTTTAAACTTGACACTCAACAAGAGCCAGATGACAG GGTGTTTGAAAAGAATGGTGCAAGAGTGGTGGTGGATGAAGCATCTCTCGAACTGCTTGATGGGTCCACTATAGACTACCAAGAGGAGTTAATCAGATCAGCATTTGCTGTCGTCAATAATCCCAAAGCAGAGATGGGCTGCTCTTGTGGCGTCTCATTCTCACTCAAAATCTAA
- the LOC5504170 gene encoding sphingolipid delta(4)-desaturase DES1: MGAHVSRTDFEWSYTDEPHASRRKEIIGKYPQIKKLMGYDPNFKYQVAALVVLQFALAYVAKDFSWPLLLLTAYAIGGIINHALLLAIHEISHNLAFGHSRPMYNRLFGFFANLPIGIPCSISFKKYHLEHHRYQGDEELDVDLPTMFEARMFFNTATKLVWVILQPFFYSLRPMFVNPKNPLALEVINLVLQFSFDAMLVHFFGARFLVYLIAASLLGMGLHPVAGHFISEHYMFTEGFETYSYYGPLNYLTFNVGYHNEHHDFPSVPGSRLPEVRRIAAEYYDNLPHHDSWTKVQYDFITNPKIGPFARIKRKSKKTEVEAEEKNGKTD, encoded by the exons ATGGGCGCTCATGTGTCGCGAACGGATTTCGAATGGTCGTACACAGACGAACCCCATGCCAGCCGCAGAAAAGAAATCATTG GGAAGTATCCGCAGATCAAGAAACTGATGGGTTATGATCCCAACTTTAAATACCAAGTGGCAGCCCTTGTTGTGCTACAGTTTGCTCTGGCGTATGTTGCCAAGGACTTCTCCTGGCCGTTACTCCTCCTTACGGCATATGCAATTGGTGGTATAATCAACCATGCCCTATTGCTTGCCATTCATGAGATATCTCACAACCTTGCATTTGGCCACTCCAGACCCATGTATAACCGGCTGTTTGGATTCTTTGCCAACTTACCTATCGGCATACCCTGCTCTATTTCCTTCAAGAAATACCACCTGGAGCACCATCGCTACCAGGGGGATGAAGAACTGGATGTTGACTTGCCCACTATGTTTGAAGCCCGCATGTTCTTTAACACAGCCACCAAGCTGGTGTGGGTGATCCTCCAGCCATTCTTCTACTCACTCCGCCCCATGTTTGTGAACCCCAAGAACCCTCTTGCACTGGAAGTGATCAACCTAGTTCTGCAGTTCTCATTTGATGCTATGCTGGTGCACTTCTTTGGGGCCAGGTTCCTTGTTTACCTGATTGCGGCATCACTTCTTGGCATGGGACTCCACCCAGTTGCTGGTCACTTCATATCGGAGCATTACATGTTCACTGAGGGCTTTGAGACCTATTCATACTATGGGCCACTGAACTATCTGACCTTCAACGTTGGCTACCACAACGAGCACCATGACTTTCCAAGCGTTCCTGGATCACGCCTGCCTGAAGTGCGGAGAATAGCAGCAGAGTACTACGACAATCTGCCACACCATGATTCCTGGACAAAAGTCCAATATGATTTCATCACAAACCCCAAAATTGGCCCCTTTGCAAGGATCAAGCGAAAGTCTAAAAAAACTGAAGTCGAGGCAGAAGAGAAGAATGGCAAAACGGATTAG
- the LOC5504182 gene encoding glutaredoxin-related protein 5, mitochondrial has protein sequence MSVIFRRVLCSRVVTQPSNTALWLRLRAFSDAVQKWTDQKIGETVKKDKVVVFMKGVPSQPMCGFSNAVVQILRMHGVDKFTSFNILDDEELRSRIKEFSEWPTIPQVYIGGEFVGGCDIMIKMHQEGDLIGELKKVGIDSALAGEAEKKDS, from the coding sequence ATGAGCGTGATTTTTAGGCGAGTACTGTGTTCTCGTGTTGTGACCCAGCCTTCCAATACAGCTTTGTGGCTTCGTCTAAGAGCTTTTAGCGATGCTGTACAGAAATGGACTGACCAAAAGATTGGCGAAACAGTCAAAAAAGACAAAGTTGTCGTGTTCATGAAGGGGGTCCCTTCGCAGCCCATGTGCGGGTTTAGCAACGCTGTGGTACAGATTCTGCGCATGCATGGAGTAGATAAGTTTACAAGTTTCAATATTTTAGACGATGAAGAACTCAGAAGTAGAATCAAAGAATTTTCTGAATGGCCGACTATTCCGCAAGTTTACATCGGGGGTGAATTTGTCGGCGGGTGCGACATCATGATCAAAATGCACCAGGAAGGGGATCTTATCGGGGAGTTGAAAAAAGTTGGTATCGATTCGGCGTTAGCTGGAGAAGCAGAAAAGAAAGACTCATAA